A genomic window from Salvia miltiorrhiza cultivar Shanhuang (shh) chromosome 5, IMPLAD_Smil_shh, whole genome shotgun sequence includes:
- the LOC131026211 gene encoding uncharacterized protein LOC131026211: MPNLAMLQLVPTPQHQHPPFSLLGFIAIYISSTLDPSSSNSIINMCSFKSKLQQQGSNIRAPLLERRNNSTAQVFLIDPRLKSLNKSKTFSYTPVVEYEAGSIAAARREQVASLHEQRKMRIAHYGRTTKSSSKPTLDHVAANNINDKRCTFITPNSDPIYVAYHDQEWGVPVHNDEMLFELLVLTGAQVGSDWTSVLKKRQDFRDAFSGFDVEAVSKYSEKKMNGISCQYRIELSLVRGAVDNAKRILQIWKEVGSLDKYLWGFVNDKAIATAYKWSQKIPVKTSKSESISKDMVRRGFRQVGPTVIHSFMQAAGLTNDHLLTCPRHSQILLSN, translated from the exons ATGCCCAACCTTGCCATGTTACAACTTGTCCCTACACCCCAACACCAACACCCACCTTTTTCTCTACTTGGATTCAttgctatatatatatcctcAACACTTGATCCATCATCATCCAATTCTATTATCAACATGTGTTCCTTCAAGTCTAAGTTGCAGCAGCAGGGCTCCAACATTCGCGCCCCTCTCTTAGAAAGGCGCAACAACTCGACCGCTCAAGTATTTCTGATCGATCCCCGCCTCAAATCTCTCAACAAGTCCAAGACCTTCAGCTACACTCCCGTTGTGGAGTATGAGGCAGGAAGCATTGCAGCGGCCAGAAGAGAGCAGGTTGCCAGCCTTCATGAGCAGAGGAAAATGCGCATCGCTCACTACGGCAGGACCACCAAGTCGTCGTCTAAGCCTACTCTCGATCATGTTGCtgctaataatattaacgatAAGAGATGCACTTTCATAACCCCTAATTCAG ACCCCATCTATGTGGCTTACCACGACCAAGAATGGGGAGTGCCCGTCCATAACGACGA AATGCTGTTTGAGCTTCTGGTTTTGACGGGCGCTCAAGTTGGATCGGACTGGACGTCGGTGCTGAAGAAAAGACAAGATTTTAGGGATGCATTCTCAGGGTTCGATGTGGAAGCGGTTTCCAAGTATTCGGAGAAGAAGATGAATGGCATCAGCTGCCAATATCGTATAGAGTTGAGTCTAGTGAGAGGAGCGGTGGACAACGCTAAGAGGATCCTCCAG ATCTGGAAGGAAGTGGGATCGCTGGATAAGTATCTGTGGGGATTCGTGAACGACAAGGCAATAGCGACGGCGTACAAGTGGAGCCAGAAGATTCCGGTGAAGACGTCGAAATCGGAGAGCATAAGCAAGGACATGGTGAGGAGGGGATTCCGGCAGGTGGGCCCCACCGTCATACACTCCTTCATGCAGGCCGCCGGCCTCACCAACGACCATTTGCTCACCTGTCCCAGGCACTCTCAAATTCTCCTTTCTAATTAA
- the LOC131026212 gene encoding uncharacterized protein LOC131026212 — protein sequence MASFQVEIVPSSPFFQNNLNNLDLGDLWVHQPQWQTATDAQCGSSKDKWARAREIVFPANATPPKAPHNPNAGGVSSLVQKWRGFEAGSGAGKRVAPPPPPLPPAPLPMDDDSIGDWESDRTVLSGRSSIRGRDSDATESERLRVVDIIRKLTPNEAGSVSPPRIRTSLDQAYVSPSPRIRGRQAYLDLLAQRNRDRRKEIHALHARKSVSKFSHRGRIQAVLKLKLLRRGMEPNTIPFPSPKPINFRPRVNQKAQNSSTVHFEKEPKDITPNSNSADQVRKQDNRCSNAKSCLRAQEDEETFIRQETSHKSAETEPPKSNENKVDGESGNQGGSSIQLQMVETEAYWVADFAHPEDGWEDLQSDYQSKEANNRDWIEEVSRPRSDWEYLRQERYQEMLDPFSENEEIRLLLCRKSVSSFLSSSMREKIDQLMITRSQGQQTEGKNHQVMKKGEEGDYFYEYEEAASSMGQQFTECDQHEYVDATTSHQNEKQKQNQGEEPSECSYQAASPSTQQSSTNYCSQDMTGRNSSYSTHPTFEMEIIYDLRRHMEQLHQEISELRKSMKCCTDMQIKMHRSIKKEVAAALAHPDAKNGRRHPVKRGTNGRSRCCVCSKVQVDCVLYKCGHMCTCFDCANELHRCPICSAQILDVVRTHSNF from the exons ATGGCCTCTTTCCAAGTCGAGATCGTCCCCTCCTCTCCCTTCTTCCAGAACAATCTCAACAACTTGGATCTGGGCGATCTGTGGGTTCACCAACCGCAATGGCAAACCGCCACCGATGCTCAATGCGGCAGCAGCAAGGACAAATGGGCTCGGGCGAGGGAGATTGTATTTCCCGCCAACGCCACTCCTCCCAAGGCCCCCCATAATCCGAATGCTGGCGGCGTGTCTTCCCTGGTCCAGAAATGGAGAGGCTTCGAGGCAGGGTCGGGGGCGGGCAAGCGCGTGgcgccccctccccctcccctccCCCCCGCCCCCCTCCCCATGGACGACGACTCTATCGGTGACTGGGAGTCCGACAGAACTGTGTTGAGCGGTCGGTCTTCCATTCGCGGGAGGGATTCTGACGCCACCGAGAGCGAGAGGCTCAGAGTGGTCGACATTATCAGAAAACTGACGCCCAACGAAGCTGGCTCCGTCTCCCCTCCTCGCATTAGGACGTCCTTGGATCAAGCGTACGTCTCCCCGTCGCCGCGCATCAGGGGCCGCCAGGCCTACCTTGATCTGCTCGCACAGAGGAACCGAGATAGGCGTAAGGAGATTCATGCGTTGCATGCCCGTAAATCCGTTTCTAAATTCTCTCATCGAGGCCGCATTCAG GCTGTGCTTAAGCTTAAGTTGCTGCGTCGTGGCATGGAACCCAATACCATTCCCTTTCCCTCGCCAAAACCTATCAATttcag GCCACGAGTCAATCAAAAAGCCCAAAACAGTAGTACGGTGCATTTTGAGAAAGAGCCAAAAGATATTACTCCAAACTCAAACTCAGCGGATCAAGTAAGAAAACAGGACAACAGATGCAGTAATGCCAAGAGTTGTCTCAGGGCACAGGAAGATGAAGAAACATTTATCAGGCAAGAAACAAGCCATAAGTCAGCTGAAACCGAGCCACCCAAATCCAATGAAAACAAGGTAGATGGGGAGTCTGGCAATCAAGGAGGGTCGTCCATCCAGCTGCAAATGGTAGAAACTGAAGCATACTGGGTGGCTGATTTTGCACATCCTGAAGATGGATGGGAAGATTTGCAGTCTGATTACCAATCGAAAGAAGCAAACAACAGAGACTGGATTGAAGAAGTATCACGCCCACGTAGCGACTGGGAATATCTCAGGCAGGAAAGGTACCAGGAGATGCTTGATCCCTTCTCCGAAAATGAAGAGATTCGTCTACTCCTATGCAG AAAAAGCGTGTCAAGTTTTCTGTCCAGTAGTATGAGGGaaaaaattgatcaacttaTGATAACTCGTAGTCAAGGACAACAAACGGAAGGCAAAAATCACCAAGTAATGAAGAAAGGAGAAGAGGgagattatttttatgaatatGAAGAAGCTGCGAGCTCAATGGGACAACAGTTTACTGAATGTGATCAGCATGAATATGTAGATGCTACGACATCTCATCAGAATGAGAAACAGAAGCAGAATCAAGGTGAAGAACCAAGTGAATGCTCGTATCAAGCAGCCTCTCCTTCCACGCAACAATCTTCCACCAATTACTGCTCTCAGGATATGACCGGTCGTAACTCCTCGTATAGTACCCATCCTACATTC GAAATGGAAATCATATATGACTTGAGAAGGCATATGGAGCAACTGCATCAGGAGATATCCGAACTCAGAAAATCAATGAAATGCTGCACGGATATGCAGATCAAAATGCACCGCTCCATCAAGAAGGAAGTTGCGGCCGCTCTCGCTCATCCCG ATGCAAAGAATGGACGGCGGCATCCGGTGAAAAGGGGCACGAATGGAAGAAGTAGATGCTGCGTGTGCAGCAAAGTGCAAGTCGACTGTGTTCTCTACAAGTGCGGCCACATGTGTACCTGCTTCGACTGCGCCAACGAGCTGCACAGATGCCCAATATGTAGTGCTCAAATACTGGACGTGGTCCGCACACACTCCAATTTTTGA
- the LOC131025730 gene encoding uncharacterized protein LOC131025730, translated as MEFVRYIYVRYNGVVDGIHYVGGATEVLPLLNETVASLIYSINNVLTTHSLSPNYQLYYLATNRFGRETKCVISDDDDVQGLLETAEYPMVYVEHNNDPVEEVYIPTFDFGQASGYGDDEAQSSQYETSYHARESAPPTQYFSWDGQPLDESAWNLNEMCGRFNQVRTDDDSDEEAVQPEDEAEEPDDDSDEEDEEYDPTNESGTDSAASEDLLDDDLIEFTATERAGWIRQSRTRHGNPTDSTGDLSNWIVPLIPVDATTSLVARESELSRVADLGKNSFYNSKEELVLVVGFWNMKQGAEAKVVRSDQGRLYYKCKHSDKCKFDVRASCHGGGMWGVHKFKEHSCEGELGILKRIKAHSNVVAAYVEKRIRDDGEVIKPPHCIWLWLGPNREFSQDPK; from the coding sequence atggaattcgtgagatacatatatgtgagatacaacggagtcGTCGATGGTATACACTATGTTGGCGGGGCTACGGAGGTCCTTCCCCTCTTAAATGAAACAGTTGCGAGCCTGATATACAGCATCAACAATGTGCTGACAACGCATTCGTTGAGCCCGAActatcaattgtattatttggcgaccaatcgatttggaagggagacgaaatgcgtaataagtgacgacgatgatgtgcaaggcttgttggaaactgccgaatatcccatggtgtacgttgagcacaacAACGACCCGGTCGAAGAAGTgtacatccctacttttgattttggccaggcttcgggatacggagatgatgaagcacaatctagtcagtatgagacgtcgtatcatgctcgcgagagcgcgcctccaacacagtacttttcatgggatgggcaaccgttggacgaatccgcatggaatctgaatgaaatgtgcgggagattcaaccaggtgcggacggatgacgattctgatgaagaagccgtacaacctgaagacgaagccgaagaacctgatgacgattctgatgaagaagacgaagaatacgatccaacgaacgagtcgggcacagattctgccgcctctgaggatttattagacgatgatctgatagagttcacggcgaccgagcgagcaggttggatccgacaaagtagaacccgtcacggaaatccgacggactcgaccggtgatctatctaattggatagttccgttgattccagtggacgccacgacttcgctcgttgctcgcgagagtgagctgtccagagttgctgatttggggaagaactctttttacaaCAGTAAAGAAGAATTGGTCCTTGTTGTTGGCTTCTGGAATATGAAGCAAGGGGCTGAGGCAAAAGTTGTACGCTCAGATCAGGGACGCCTCTATTACAAGTGCAAGCACTCTGATAAGTGCAAGTTCGATGTGCGTGCATCTTGTCACGGCGGAGGGATGTGGGGAGTGCATAAGTTTAAAGAGCACTCTTGCGAAGGGGAGTTGGGCATTTTGAAACGAATAAAGGCACATTCGAATGTGGTTGCAGCTTATGTGGAAAAAAGAATACGCGATGACGGAGAGGTCATTAAACCCCCGCATTGCATATGGCTATGGCTGGGCCCAAATAGGGAATTTTCTCAAGACCCCAAATGA
- the LOC131026214 gene encoding uncharacterized protein C594.04c-like produces MAASSSKAHPNNLRNAVVALFVPLPSILFYLSFLRRYSAAESPDSLPPLWAWCCHHPLLLANALFFFNVNLLFWIVGLLQSSHWMIDLYWTVIPVMLAHYFATHPLAESDALRSRLVTFLTWLWALRLTHSYFRRERWQWGAREDWRFNDLRRQYGRNWWWMSFFAVYLSQQVFLIGICLPLYVVHTKDRRINAWDVAAAVVCLTGITVAYFADTQLHNFVSRNERRKEAGQALVPNLDEGVWRYSRHPNYFGEQLWWWGLAIFAWNLDCGWSFNGALVNSLCLAYVTLLVEERMLKQEYRAQAYKKYQETTSVWIPWFKTSRVGKHKGT; encoded by the exons ATGGCGGCGTCGAGTAGCAAAGCTCACCCCAACAATCTACGCAATGCTGTGGTTGCGCTTTTCGTTCCTCTCCCCTCCATTCTCTTCTATCTCTCCTTCCTCCGCCGCTACTCCGCCGCGGAATCACCCGATTCTCTCCCTCCTCTCTGGGCTTGGTGCTGCCACCACCCTCTTCTCTTAGCCAATGCTCTCTTCTTTTTCAATGTCAATCTACTTTTTTGGATCGTGGGTCTCCTCCAATCTAGCCACTGG ATGATAGATTTGTATTGGACGGTGATACCTGTGATGCTCGCTCATTACTTCGCGACTCACCCATTAGCAGAATCCGATGCTTTGAGATCGAGGCTCGTGACTTTTTTGACGTGGCTTTGGGCGTTGCGGCTCACTCACAGCTACTTCCGCCGCGAAAGGTGGCAGTGGGGTGCTCGAGAAGACTGGAGATTCAACGATTTGCGCCGCCAATACGGCAGAAACTGGTGGTGGATGTCATTCTTTGCTGTCTATCTCTCACAGCAG GTTTTCTTAATTGGGATATGCTTGCCTCTCTACGTTGTCCACACCAAAGACAGGCGAATCAATGCCTGGGATGTAGCTGCTGCAGTAGTTTGCTTAACTGGTATCACGGTTGCATATTTCGCAGATACGCAGCTTCACAATTTTGTTAGCAGAAACGAGAGGCGGAAAGAGGCCGGCCAGGCATTAGTGCCGAATCTTGATGAGGGCGTATGGCGCTACTCACGACATCCAAACTATTTTGGTGAGCAGTTGTGGTGGTGGGGATTGGCGATCTTCGCTTGGAACTTGGATTGTGGGTGGAGCTTTAATGGTGCATTGGTTAATAGTTTGTGCTTGGCGTATGTCACTCTTCTTGTGGAGGAGCGAATGTTGAAACAGGAGTACAGGGCTCAGGCATACAAGAAGTATCAAGAAACGACATCCGTTTGGATACCTTGGTTCAAGACTTCCCGGGTTGGGAAACACAAAGGAACATGA
- the LOC131026215 gene encoding uncharacterized protein LOC131026215 isoform X2, with product MAISATMFGALLGMGTQMYSNALRKLPYMRHPWEHVLGMGLGALFVNQLIKFDAKAQEDLDKLLIKAKEANERRYFDDDEE from the exons atggCAATCAGCGCGACTATGTTCGGAGCCCTACTGGGAATGGGGACCCAGATGTACTCTAACGCTCTCCGCAAGCTCCCTTACATGCGCC ATCCGTGGGAGCATGTGCTGGGAATGGGTTTGGGGGCGCTATTCGTTAACCAATTGATCAAGTTCGATGCAAAGGCTCAGGAGGATCTCGACAAATTGCTCATCAAGGCCAAAGAAGCCAACGAACGCCGCTACTTTG atgatgatgaagaataa
- the LOC131026215 gene encoding uncharacterized protein LOC131026215 isoform X1 has protein sequence MAISATMFGALLGMGTQMYSNALRKLPYMRHPWEHVLGMGLGALFVNQLIKFDAKAQEDLDKLLIKAKEANERRYFGSILALPIPFLIAHF, from the exons atggCAATCAGCGCGACTATGTTCGGAGCCCTACTGGGAATGGGGACCCAGATGTACTCTAACGCTCTCCGCAAGCTCCCTTACATGCGCC ATCCGTGGGAGCATGTGCTGGGAATGGGTTTGGGGGCGCTATTCGTTAACCAATTGATCAAGTTCGATGCAAAGGCTCAGGAGGATCTCGACAAATTGCTCATCAAGGCCAAAGAAGCCAACGAACGCCGCTACTTTGGTAGTATACTCGCCCTCCCCATTCCTTTCTTAATTGCACATTTCTAA